The Zingiber officinale cultivar Zhangliang chromosome 9A, Zo_v1.1, whole genome shotgun sequence genome window below encodes:
- the LOC122020022 gene encoding cyclin-dependent kinase F-1, translated as MDSSPPPLTQVQTSSRSWSIYGRSEITQKYQILGRIGSGAYADVYRARRLSDDLVVALKEIHDYRSSFSEIEALQALRGAPNVVELLEYFWREDEDAVLVLEFLPTDLEAVISDAKRGGEIAVGEVKQWMQQILRGIEACHRSSIVHRDLKPSNLLISADGVLKLADFGQSRILQEARMITIDNSANEQVSETWVQHQPSAAREDISSLPVESVVRNDQDPRIEHQTAPGIGQVGVDEYMKELYGLKTRNMMYDSDKDMSLQDGDTSCLATCSTGDIDLDPFKSSYTNEVQEDLVDESGALTSCVGTRWFRAPELLYGSTSYGQEIDLWSLGCIFAELLRLDPLFPGTSDIDQLGRIISVLGNLTEETWPNCSNLPDYSKISFSKVEKPLGLEACLPKRSAAEIDIARRLLCYNPYNRATAAELLHHHYFIKEPLPVPISELRIPPSKGDQNESSPDTWTDYKNIDADSDPDEFGHMDVSTTEKGFSIKFS; from the exons ATGGATTCTTCTCCGCCGCCGTTGACGCAGGTGCAGACTTCTTCGCGTAGCTGGAGCATTTACGGCCGCAGCGAGATCACCCAGAAGTACCAGATCCTCGGCAGAATTGGCTCCGGAGCCTATGCCGACGTCTACCGCGCCCGTCGCCTCTCGGATGACCTCGTTGTCGCGCTCAAGGAGATACACGACTACCGGAGCTCCTTCAGCGAAATCGAGGCGCTCCAGGCCCTTCGGGGTGCGCCCAACGTCGTTGAGCTTCTCGAGTACTTCTGGCGCGAGGATGAGGACGCGGTGCTCGTGCTCGAGTTCCTCCCGACAGACCTGGAGGCCGTCATTTCGGACGCCAAGAGGGGCGGGGAAATCGCCGTAGGCGAGGTGAAGCAGTGGATGCAGCAGATTCTGCGCGGGATCGAGGCCTGCCATCGAAGTTCCATCGTGCACCGGGACCTGAAGCCATCGAATTTGTTGATCTCAGCTGATGGAGTTCTTAAACTTGCGGATTTTGGTCAG TCAAGGATACTTCAGGAAGCTAGGATGATCACCATTGATAATAGTGCAAATGAACAAGTTTCAGAGACATGGGTTCAGCATCAACCatcagctgcacgcgaggataTCAGTTCATTGCCAGTTGAATCTGTAGTTCGGAATGATCAAGACCCAAGAATTGAGCACCAAACTGCTCCAGGAATCGGCCAGGTTGGCGTGGATGAGTATATGAAGGAGTTGTATGGCCTAAAGACAAGAAACATGATGTATGATAGTGACAAGGATATGAGTTTACAAGATGGTGATACATCTTGTTTGGCCACCTGTAGTACTGGTGACATCGACCTTGATCCATTCAAGAGTTCCTACACAAATGAGGTGCAAGAAGATTTAGTAGACGAATCTGGTGCCCTTACTTCATGCGTCGGAACAAGATGGTTTAGAGCTCCTGAGCTACTCTATGGATCAACAAGCTATGGACAAGAGATTGATCTCTGGTCATTAGGGTGCATTTTCGCAGAGCTTCTCAGGTTGGACCCATTATTTCCAGGGACATCTGATATAGATCAATTGGGCAGGATCATCAGTGTCTTGGGCAACTTAACTGAAGAAACCTGGCCAAACTGTTCAAACTTGCCTGATTATAGCAAGATATCCTTTAGCAAGGTCGAAAAGCCCTTGGGCTTGGAAGCTTGCCTTCCTAAACGATCTGCTGCAGAAATTGATATCGCGAGGAGGCTCCTTTGCTACAATCCTTACAATCGAGCTACAGCAGCTGAGCTGCTGCACCACCACTATTTTATCAAAGAGCCACTGCCTGTGCCGATAAGTGAATTAAGAATTCCTCCTAGTAAAGGAGACCAGAATGAAAGCTCTCCAGATACATGGACTGACTACAAAAATATAGATGCGGATTCTGATCCCGACGAATTTGGGCATATGGATGTATCAACGACGGAGAAggggttttccattaagttctcATAG